Proteins from one Desmodus rotundus isolate HL8 chromosome 9, HLdesRot8A.1, whole genome shotgun sequence genomic window:
- the DDX5 gene encoding probable ATP-dependent RNA helicase DDX5: MSGYSSDRDRGRDRGFGAPRFGGSRAGPLSGKKFGNPGEKLVKKKWNLDELPKFEKNFYQEHPDLARRTAQEVETYRRSKEITVRGHNCPKPVLNFYEANFPANIMDVIARQNFTEPTAIQAQGWPVALSGLDMVGVAQTGSGKTLSYLLPAIVHINHQPFLERGDGPICLVLAPTRELAQQVQQVAAEYCRACRLKSTCIYGGAPKGPQIRDLERGVEICIATPGRLIDFLECGKTNLRRTTYLVLDEADRMLDMGFEPQIRKIVDQIRPDRQTLMWSATWPKEVRQLAEDFLKDYIHINIGALELSANHNILQIVDVCHDVEKDEKLIRLMEEIMSEKENKTIVFVETKRRCDELTRKMRRDGWPAMGIHGDKSQQERDWVLNEFKHGKAPILIATDVASRGLDVEDVKFVINYDYPNSSEDYIHRIGRTARSTKTGTAYTFFTPNNIKQVSDLISVLREANQAINPKLLQLVEDRGSGRSRGRGGMKDDRRDRYSAGKRGGFNTFRDRENYDRGYSSLLKRDFGAKTQNGVYSATNYTNGSFGSNFVSAGIQTSFRTGNPTGTYQNGYDSTQQYGSNVPNMHNGMNQQAYAYPATAAAPMIGYPMPTGYSQ; the protein is encoded by the exons ATGTCGGGCTATTCGAGTGACCGCGACCGCGGCCGGGATCGAGG GTTTGGTGCACCTCGATTTGGAGGAAGTAGAGCAGGGCCTCTATCGGGAAAGAAGTTTGGAAACCCTGGGGAGAAACTAGTTAAAAAGAAGTGGAACCTGGATGAGCTGCCCAAATTTGAGAAGAATTTTTATCAAGAACACCCTGATTTGGCCAGGCGCACAGCT CAAGAGGTGGAGACTTACAGAAGAAGCAAGGAAATTACAGTGAGAGGTCACAACTGCCCAAAGCCAGTTCTGAATTTCTATGAAGCAAACTTCCCTG CAAACATCATGGATGTAATTGCAAGACAGAACTTCACTGAACCCACTGCTATTCAAGCTCAGGGATGGCCAGTTGCTCTAAGTGGATTAGATATGGTTGGAGTAGCACAGACTGGATCTGGGAAAACATTGTCT TATTTGCTGCCTGCCATTGTCCACATCAATCATCAGCCATTCCTAGAGAGAGGTGATGGGCCTATT TGCTTGGTGCTGGCACCAACTCGAGAACTGGCCCAACAGGTGCAGCAAGTAGCTGCTGAGTATTGTAGAGCATGTCGATTAAAGTCTACTTGCATCTACGGTGGTGCTCCCAAGGGACCACAAATTCGTGATTTGGAGAGAG GTGTGGAAATCTGTATTGCAACACCTGGAAGACTGATTGACTTCTTAGAGTGTGGGAAAACAAATCTGAGAAGAACCACCTATCTTGTCCTTGATGAAGCAGATAGAATGCTTGACATGGGCTTCGAGCCCCAAATACGGAAGATTGTGGATCAGATAAGA CCTGACAGGCAGACCCTAATGTGGAGTGCAACTTGGCCAAAAGAAGTGAGACAGCTTGCTGAAGATTTCCTGAAAGACTATATTCATATAAACATTGGTGCACTGGAACTGAGTGCAAACCACAACATTCTTCAGATTGTGGATGTGTGTCACGACGTAGAAAAGGATGAAAA ACTTATTCGTCTGATGGAAGAAATTATGAGTGAGAAGGAGAATAAAACCATTGTCTTCGTTGAAACCAAAAGAAGATGTGATGAACTTactagaaaaatgaggagagatgg GTGGCCTGCCATGGGTATCCATGGTGATAAGAGTCAACAGGAACGTGACTGGGTTTTAAATG AATTCAAACATGGAAAAGCTCCTATTCTGATTGCTACAGATGTGGCCTCCAGAGGGCTAG ATGTGGAAGATGTGAAATTTGTCATCAATTATGACTACCCTAACTCCTCAGAGGATTATATTCATCGAATTGGAAGAACTGCTCGCAGTACCAAAACAGGCACAGCATACACTTTCTTTACACCTAATAACATAAAGCAAGTGAGCGACCTTATCTCTGTGCTTCGTGAAGCTAATCAAGCAATTAATCCCAAGTTGCTTCAGTTGGTTGAAGACAGAGGTTCAG GTCGTTCCAGGGGTAGAGGTGGCATGAAGGATGACCGTCGGGACAGATACTCTGCGGGCAAAAGGGGTGGATTTAATACCTTTAGAGACAGGGAAAATTATGACAGAGGTTACTCTAGTCTGCTTAAGAGAGATTTTGGGGCAAAAACCCAGAATGGTGTTTACAGTGCTACCAATTACACCAATGGGAGCTTTGGAAGTAATTTTGTGTCTGCTGGTATACAGACCAGTTTTAGGACTGGTAATCCAACAGGGACTTACCAGAATGGTTATGATAGCACTCAGCAATATGGAAGTAACGTTCCAAATATGCACAATGGTATGAACCAACAGGCATACGCATATCCTGCTACTGCAGCTGCGCCTATGATTGGTTATCCAATGCCAACAGGATATTCTCAATAA